The Microbacterium schleiferi genome contains the following window.
GTTCCGGAGATGACCGGCCGGTACCGGTTCGCATCGCCGTAGCGGGAGATGACCTCATCGCCCAGGTTGCGGACCGCTCCACGGGCGCACCGGCCCGTGCGCCGTGGCTCGAACCTCTTCCTGCGGTAGTGCCGTTCCCGACCCTGCCGGCGGAGGGTGAGAGCCGAATCCTCGTCGGGCTCGCCGACGAGCCGCACCTGCAGCGGCAGGACCCCGTCGGCGTGGATCGCCGCGCTCGCGGGGTATGCGTGATCGGCACATCCGGCTCGGGCGTAACGACCACGCTGCGGATGCTGGGTTCGCAGATAGACCACATCGATGCCTGGGTGGGGGCAGGCGACCTTGAGGCGGCCTGGGATGACCTGAACCGGGTCGCCGCCTCGCGCCGGGGCGGGGTCGTGGTGGACGGCGCGGACGCACTCCTGGCCGCGCTTCCGTCGGAGTATGTGCAAGCCGCCGTCGGTCTGTTCGACGCGATAGCCCGCGCATCCGGGGAGGACAGACCATTCTTGCTCGGACTCGAGCGCCTCACGGGATCGCTCGCTCGCGTCGCCGACCTGCTGCCGCATCGGCTGCTGCTTCGCCATGCCCAGCGCCCGGACTACCTCGCCAGCGGCGGCGCTGCGCGTCACCACGACCCGGCCGCCCCGCCAGGGCGGGGCCGACTGGATGGGACGCTCGTGCACGTCTTCCGGATCGAGCCGCCCTCAGAGCTGGCGGAGACGTCTCATCCGCCTGTGTGGCAGCCGCCCGTCGGACTCACGTGCTGGGTCACGCGTGCCACGTCCAGCGCCGAGCGGATTCAGGCGCGCTGGCACGACGGCGGAGTGGAGGTCAGGAGTGCCGATGAGGCGCTCGGCGCGGGCCTGGCGCCGGCACGTGAGCCTGGGCGCTCGGTCATCCTGCGCGCCGAGCCGGAGCACTGGCAGAGAATGTGGGCGGCTCTGACGACCCTGCGTGCACAGGGACCGCTCCTGATCGACCCGTCGTGCGCGGGAGAGTACCGCCTTCTCACCGGGCGGAGGGAGCTTCCGCCGCTGTGTGTTCCTGGCGCCGAGCGAGGGTGGCTCCTCGAACCAGGACGAGACGTGCGCCGGGTGCGACTGGGCTGAACCGGATCAGAACGCCGGCGAGATGACGCCGACGTCCCGTTCGCCGCCGCGTACCCGCAACGGCAGAGCCTCCCGGGCGCGCGAGACATCGGCGGGACTCAGCGCCCCCGCACGCTCCAACAGCCGCAGCGAAACGATCGTCGACGCCCGGGCAGAGCCATCGAGCATCTTGAGGGCTGCCGTCGTGCCGTCCGGGGCGACCATGATCATCACGCCTTCGGCGCCGCCCTTTGCGAAGACGCCCGTCTCCTGGATCGCGATGGTATCGGGTCGGCCCGGGCCGTCGATCGTCCACGGATGCGCGCGCACGGCAGCAACGAGCGCCGCCGCGTTCCGATGCAGCGCGAACGGGGACCGCTCCGAGGAGCCTCCGATCCGGTGCGCTGCCTTCGCCAGGCCCGCCAGGGTGACAGCGAACACAGGAGCGCCGCATCCATCGACGACGGATGCCTGAACCCGCTCTCCCGTGAGCCGCTCCACGAGTTCGCGGATCTGGACCTGCAGCGGATGCTCCGCGTCGAGGTAGGTGGCGATATCCCACCCCTGCGCGACGCAGGCCGCGAGCATTGCGGCATGTTTGCCGGAACAGTTCATTCGGAGCCGTTCAGGTTCCCCGCCGGCGCGGACCAGGGCATCGCGGGTAGCGGTGTCGGAAGGCCACGCTGGCGGGCACTGCAGGCTGCGCTCATCGAGCCCGGCAGCGTCGAGCACGTCACGGACGACGGCGACGTGACGGTCGGTGCCGGCATGGCTCGCGGTTGCCAGCGCGAGCGTCTCTCCCGCAAGCGGTGCACCCGCCGCCAGACACGCGAGCGCTTGGATGGGCTTCAGTGACGATCGAGGAAGGATCGGCGCATCGGCGTCGCCGAACTGCTCGACGACCTGACCGTCCGCGTCCAGAACGATCGCCGCGCCGGCATGGCGGGATTCCACGAATCCACCTCGTTCGACCCGCGCAAGCTCGACGGCAGCGGCAACAGGGAGGGTCTCAGACACCCCCACAGCCTATCCGGGCACTCCGCCTGGTACGCGGTGCCAGACTGGGCCCATGTTGGGTGAACACGACTACACCGTCCGCGCCGAATGGACCGGAAATCGGGGCGTCGGGACCGCGGGATATCGCGACTATGCCCGGGACGTGACGCTTCGGATCGAGGGCAAACCGGAGCTCCTCGCCTCCAGTGACAAGCCGTTTCGCGGGGATGCGTCGCGGTGGAATCCCGAGGATCTTCTCGTCGCGTCCCTGAGCGAATGCCACCTGCTGTCGTACTTGCACGCCGCCGTGCAGGCGGGAGTCGTGGTGGTTTCCTACCGAGACACGGCGACCGGGATCATGGTGGAAGACGGCCGGGGTGGGGGCAGGTTCCGTGAGGTGACGCTGAATCCGGTCGTGATGGTCGCGGAGGAGTCGATGCGTGGCGCTGCCGAGGCGGCGCACGCGCAGGCCAACGCGTGGTGTTTCATCGCGAACTCGGTGAACTTCCCGGTGCACCACCGTGTGACGACTCTCGTGGCGGGCGTCGACGACTGAGCATCCTGCTCAGCGGCGCTCGTGGGGCAGCGCCTGCTTGATGCGCTCGATGGGTGACTGCGGCTGGACTTCGTTGTAGGCACCCGCGAGCTCCTGACCGGAGAGGGCGTGGATGGCGGCCATGATCTCGTCCGTTGCCGAGCGGCGGGCACGACCGGATGAGGACTCGCCGTGATGCGACAGGTCCAAGGGCTGACCGAACTTCACCGTGACACGGTGCTTCAGTGAGGGCATCGTCGCTCCCTTGGGCATGACCTTGTCGGTGCCGATGAGACCGACGGGAACCACCGGAGCACCCGTCTGCAGCGCGAGGAAGGCAACGCCGGTACGCCCCTTGTAGAGGCGCCCGTCAAGCGACCGCGTGCCCTCGGGATAGAGCGCTACCGCGCTTCCGCTCTCCAGGAGCGTGCGCTGCTGATCGAGGGCGTCGAGGGCGGCTTGGCCGGCGCCTCGGCGTACTGGAATGGCGCCGATCGAGGTGAAGAACTGTCGCGACGCCCAGCCCGACAGACCGGTGCCTTCGAAGTAGCTGGACTTCGCGAGGAAGTGAACCTGGCGGGGAGCGGCGACGGGAATGGCGATCGAGTCGATGAACGAGAGGTGGTTGCTCGCGAAAATGATCGGGCCCGTCTTCGGCACCAGATCCTTGCCCTCGACCCGGGGGCGGTAGACCAGGCGGGCCAGCGGGGTGATCACCATTCGCCCGAGCGCATATGTGAAGCCCACGCGACGACGGGACGGGCTGTCTTCGGCGGGCGCCCCGTCGGTCGCGGGGGCGTTGGGTTCGACGGTCACCCGTCGAGGCTACCCCCGATTCCATTCCCGGATCGGAATGGCGCCGGGCGCACGATTCCCAGCCGAGACAGAGGAAGAGTGCGAAAGGATGGGGAGTCCGCCCACAGCAGAGGATCATTGTGCGATCACGTTCCGTTCTTGCCCTGACCGTTGCCGCCACCGCGGCTCTTCTCTTGGCCGGCTGCACGTCGTCCTCCGAAAGCGACCCCACCGCGACCACCGCCAACAACGGCGGACTGTGCGCGGCAGCGGCGGACTCGGGGCCCGTCTCGGAGTCGGTGACCGTCGAGGGAGAGTTCGGGGAGATTCCCACGGCGTCGTTCTCGACCCCCATCGCTGTCGATGCGCTCCAGCGCACCGTTGCGATCACCGGCGACGGTACGGCGCTGACCGACGGGGCTTACGTGTCATATGCCCTCACCGTCTTCGACGGCGACACCGGGGCGCAGGTGGATGCCGCAGGATATGACGCTGCCGAACCGCTCGCCCCGATCCCGGTGGCAGCAGGCACGGGCATCGATGAGTTCTTCGGATGCGCGACGGTGGGTTCCCGGATCGTTCTGGCGGTTCCCGGACAGGGCGAAACCGCAGCGCAGGTCTACGTCCTCGATGTGCTCGAGGTCACGCCCGCTGATCAGTGGTGCCAGGTCGTGGACCCAGACACCGCCATGCCGACCGTCACGTTCGACGAGAACGGTGCCCCGACCATCGCGATTCCCGACTCCGGCCCGCCGAGCGGTGTCGTCGTCGATGTCCTTACCGAGGGTGATGGCGCGGTCGTCGAGCCCGGCGACAGCGTCACCGTCAACTACACCGGCGTGAAGTGGAGCGACGGCACCGTCTTCGACTCCAGCTGGGAGAAGGGCTCACCCGCGACCTTCCAGACGACGCAGGTCGTGTCCGGATTCCAGCGAGCGCTGGAAGGGCAGAAGGTCGGCTCCACCGTCCTCGTTTCGATGTCCCCGCTGTGCGGATACGGCGAGGCATCCGTGACCAACACCAGTGCGCTGGCCGGCGAGACCCTCGTGTTCGTCGTGGAGATCATCTCCAGCCAGCCTGCAGCCGGCTGACGGGCACCCTGACGCGGCGCAGCGCGAGGCCCTCGATAGGCTGAGCGCATGCGCCGCGTCATCATCCTCGGTTCGAGCGGGTCGATCGGGACGCAGGCACTCGATGTGATTCGAGCGAACCGCGATCGCTTCGAGGTCGTGGGCCTGGCGACCGGGAGTCAGCGAGACGTGCTCGAGGAGCAGGCTCGTGAGTTTGGCGTGGAAGACACGGCTGTCGGCATCCACGAGGCGGAGCAGCTCGTCCGGGACACCGACGCCGATGTCGTCCTCAACGGCATCACGGGCTCGGTCGGCCTCGGGCCGACGATCGCTGCGCTGGAGTCCGGACCCGTGCTTGCGCTCGCGAACAAAGAGTCGCTCATCGTCGGTGGTGAGCTTGTCACGGCGCTCGCCCGGCCCGGACAGATCGTCCCGGTGGATTCGGAGCACTCCGCGATCGCACAAGCGCTGCGGTCCGGTGAGCACGCCGAGATCCGCCGCCTCGTCCTCACCGCATCCGGGGGCCCTTCCGCGGTCGCTCCCGTGAAGCGCTCACGACCGTCACGCCCGGCGAAGCGCTCGCGCATCCGACGTGGACCATGGGACGGGTCGTGACGACGAACTCGGCGACCCTGGTCAACAAGGGCCTCGAGGTCATCGAGGCCCATCTCCTCTTCGATGTGCCGTATGCGCAGATCGACGTCGTGGTGCACCCGCAGTCGGTCGTGCACTCGATGGTCGAATTCAGCGACGGGTCCACGATCGCGCAGGCCTCGCCGCCCGATATGCGCCTCCCGATCTCGCTCGGCTTGGACTGGCCGCACCGCGTCGCCGGGGTTGGCGCCCCCATCGACTGGAGCGTCGCAACGACCTGGAGCTTCGAGCCGCTGGACGAGGTCGCCTTTGCTGCCGTTGCGCTGGCCAAACGAGTCGGGCGTGCCGGCGCAACCTATCCCGCGGTGTTCAACGCGGCCAACGAGGTCGCCGTGGATGCCTTCCACGACGGTCACCTCGGGTTTCTCGGCATCCTCGATACCGTCGAGCGGGTCGTGGAAGCCCACGAGCCCCCCGCGGCCCTCACGCGTGAGAGCCTCGCCGACGCCGAAGACTGGGCCAGGCGCACCGCGACGGAGGTTCTGCGGCGGGAGAACTAGAAGGTCGTCAGGCCGCGGGCGCGGAACTGCTGGCGAACCCGCTCGATCAGCTCCGGTTCCGGGGCCCTGGTCCCGGCGAGAGAGTAGGCGCGCCCGAGGCGCTCCCACTTGGAGGCGCCCATCTGGTGGAAGGGGAGCACCTCGACGCGCTGCACGTTCGGCCACTGCGAGACGATCTCCGCGACGGCGTCGACGTTCTCTTCGGCATCCGTGAGCCCCGGCACCAGCACGAAGCGGATCCATACCGGGATGTCGCGGGCTGCGAGGCGATCGCCGAAGTCGATGGTCGGCTGCAGGTCGCGACCGGTGACGGCGCGATAGGTCTCGGGGATGCCGGATTTCACATCCAGCAGGACGAGGTTGACGTCGTCGAGCATCGTGTCGGTCGCGTTGCGACCGAGGTAGCCTGACGTGTCGATGGCGGTGTGGATGCCGGCATCCGCCGCTTCGCGAAGGATGCGCGCCACGAACGCGGGCTGCTGCAGCGGTTCGCCACCCGAGATCGTGAGCCCGCCGCCGGTCGCCCGGAAGACGCCGGCGTAGCGGCGGATCCGGGTGACGATCTCGGTCAGCGTCGTCGGCGTGCCGTCCTTCTGAACCCACGTGTCGGGGTTCTGGCAGTACTGGCAGCGCAACGGGCAGCCAGACAGGAACAACGTCATCCGAGTGCCGGGCCCATCGACGGCGGTCACCAGCTCCCAGGAGTGGACGCTTCCCATCTCGCCGGCGCGGGCCGCCTCCAGACGCGCGTGGTGCGTCTCGAGGCGGCCCGCGTGGACCGTCGGCTGCGGGAGCGCGACGGCGGCCATGTCACACTCCCGCGTGGAAGGTGCGGCTGATCACGTCGAGCTGCTGCTCGCGCGTGAGGCGGACGAAGTTGACGGCATAGCCGGAGACCCGGATGGTCAGTTGCGGGTAGTTCTCCGGGTTCTCCATCGCGTCCTCGAGCGTCTCGCGGGAGAGCACGTTGACGTTGAGGTGGTATCCACCGGCGGCCATCTGGGCATCCAGCAGTCCGACGAGGTTGGTCACGCGCTCCTGCTCCGTCCGACCCAGGCCCGCGGGAACCACGGTCGTCGTCAGCGAGATGCCGTCCTGCGCCTGCTCGAACGGGAGCTTGGCGACCGAGAGGGTCGCGGCCAGCATCCCGTGCGTGTCCCGTCCGTTCATGGGGTTGGCACCCGGGGCGAAGGGAGCGCCGGCGCGGCGTCCGTCGGGCGTGTTACCCGTGGCCTTTCCGTAGACGACGTTGGAGGTGATGGTCAGCACCGACTGCGTGTGAACCGCGTTCCGGTACGTCGGGTGGGTGCGCAGCATCTCCATGAACTCGGTCATGAGCTCGCGGGCGATGTCATCGACCCGGTCATCGTCGTTGCCGTAGACCGGGAACTCCCCGTCGACGAGGTAGTCGACGACGAGACCCGTCTCATCACGCACCGGTGTGACCGTCGCGTACTTGATCGCCGACAGGGAGTCGGCTGCCACCGACAGTCCGGCGATGCCGCAGGCCATCGTGCGGAGCACCTCACGGTCGTGGAGAGCCATCTCGAGCCGCTCGTACGCGTACTTGTCGTGCATGTAGTGGATGCAGTTCAACGCGTCGACGTAGGTCGCCGCGAGCCACTCCATCATCGTTCGGAACTTTGTCCGCACGTCGTCGTACTCGAGGACATCTCCTGCCACCGCGGGCATGACCGGTGCGATCTGCTTTCCGGTGACCTCGTCACGCCCGCCGTTGATGGCGTACAACAGCGTCTTGGCGAGGTTCACGCGGGCGCCGAAGAACTGCATCTGCTTGCCGACGCTCATCGGGGAGACGCAGCATGCGATCGCCGCGTCGTCGCCGCACAGGCCGCGGATGAGGGAGTCGGACTCGTACTGGATCGAGGAGGTGTCGATTGAGACCTTCGCGCAGAACTCCTTGAATCCCTCGGGCAGATCATTGGACCACAGCACCGTGAGGTTCGGTTCGGGCGCGGGACCCAGGTTGTACAGGGTCTGCAGGAACCGGAACGCGGTCTTGGTCACCAGGGTGCGCCCGTCAACGCCCGTGCCCCCCAGCGACTCGGTCACCCAGGTCGGGTCGCCGGAGAACAGGGCGTCGTACTCGGGCGTGCGCAGGAACCGCACGATCCGAAGCTTGATGACGAGGTCGTCGATGAGTTCCTGCGCCGCGGTTTCGTCCAGGATGCCGGCGGCAAGGTCCCGCTGGATGTAGACATCCAAGAACGCGGTGTTGCGCCCGAAGCTCATCGCCGCGCCGTTTTGCTCCTTCACAGCGCCGAGGTAGGCGAAGTAGAGCCACTGCAGAGCCTCGCGGGCGTTGGCGGCGGGACGCGCGATGTCGTAGCCGTAGGACTCGGCCATGCGCGTAAGTTCCTGCAGCGCGCGGATCTGCTCCGCGTTCTCTTCCCGGTCTCGGATGATGTCCTCGGTCGAGAAGTGCATGTCGAGCTCGGCGTGCTCGGCCTTCTTCGCGTCAATGAGTGCCGTCGTGCCGTACAGCGCAACGCGGCGGTAGTCGCCGATGATGCGACCACGACCGTAGGCATCCGGCAGCCCCGTGATGAGGTGACTGCTGCGAGCACGACGGACAGCGGGAGGGTAGACGTCGAAGACGCCGTCGTTGTGGGTCTTGCGGTAGGTCGTGAAGATCTTCTCGAGATCCTGGGGCACCTCGTAGCCGTAGGTTTCCAGGGCTCCCTTGACCATCCGCCAGCCGCCGTACGGCATGATCGCGCGCTTGAGCGGCGCATCCGTCTGCAGACCCACGATCAGCTCGTCCTCGCGGGCGATATAGCCCGGCGCGTGCGCGGTGATCGTCGAGGGGGTGGTGGCGTCGACGTCGTAGACGCCACGCTCGCGTTCGGCGGGGAACATCGCCGTGAGCGTCTGCCAGACGCGCTGCGTGCGCTCGGTCGCGCCCGTCAGGAACGACGCATCACCGCCATAGGGGGTGTAGTTGCGCTGGATGAAATCGCGGACGTCGATGGCATCCTGCCAGGGGCCGGCGACGAATCCATCCCAGGCCGCGGGGATCGCGTCAGCCTGGTCGACGGGGGTGGGGGTGACGGTGCTCATAGTGACGCATCTCCTTCGTGGGTGTCGAAGTGTCGGTCACTCGTCTCGGCGACGGATGACGACGCCGCGGGAGTGCTTGTGACACCGACGTTAGCCCTGCGTCGACGTCCCGTCGGAAAGATGCACGAATCCCTGCATCCATGTGGTCTGACCACACGATCGTTTGTGGTCAGACCACAAGGTGTGAGCTGCGCTTGCGTCCGAAGATGAGCCCGAACAGCAGGAGCACGACGATCGAGCCGATCAGCGCGAAGACCCAGCCCGAGAAGTTCCAGAACGTCGTGTAGACATCGAGTCCGAACAGCCCGGCGATCCATCCGCCGACCATGGCGCCGAGCAGACCCAGCAGTATCGCGACGAACCAGCCGCCGACGTGTTTGCCGGGCAGGATGATAGGGGCGATGATGCCCGTCAGGATGCCGAGAATGGCGAAGGCGAAAAACCCCACGGGGTGATCGTCTCGAGTCGGGATACCGCGGCGTTCAGTCGGGGTAGGGAACCGGCCAGCGCGGCTCGGGAACGGGCCAGCCGGCGTCGCGCAGTGCGCGGCGCGACAGCTCCCGGGCCGAGTAGGGGGTGCGCTCGCCGCGGATGTCGCGGTAGTCCTGGTGACCGGGACCTGCCCAGAGGATGGCATCGCCGTCGCCGACCAGCGCGACAGCCTCGACGATCGCCCGCTCCGGCGGAGAGTATTCGTGGATCTCGGCATCTGGGCGTGCTCGCCGCGCGCCCTCCAGCAGCGTCGCCCGGATGGAGTCGGGGTTCTCGAACCGCGGGTGGTGGTCGGTGATGACAAGGATGTCGCTGCCCTCGACGGCGGTGCGACCCATATCGTGCCGTTTGCTCTTGTCGCGGTCGCCGTCGGCGCCGAAGAGCATGAGGACCCGGCCCGGTGTGACACGTCGCACGGCAGCGAGCGTCTTCTCGAACGCGTCGGGGGAGTGGCCGAAATCGACGTAAATCGCAGGGCCGGAGGCACCGGAGAGAAGCTCGGTGCGACCCGGCAGGTAGGCGCGGATGACGCCCTGATCGAGGGCCTCGGAGATCCGACCCCAGTCGTAGCCGGCCTCGGTGATCATGACGATCGCCTGGGCGGCATTGGCAGCCATGTGGCGCCCGATCACGGGAACCGTGGTGGTCAGGGTGCGGCCCGCCGGTCCGGACAGGCGGAACCGCGTGCCGTCCGGCTGCTCGTCGACGATCTCGACCGTCCAGTCGGCCGCTGCTGCGGCATCCGGATCGGCGGCGATCGCCGGGGTTCCGATCGTCACGTACGGGACCTCGCAGGCGTCGACGACGTCCGCGCCCGAGGCCGAGTCGAGGCAGATCACGGCGCGGCGGGAGCGGTCGGGACGAAACAGCGGCACCTTCGCCTGGAAGTACTCCGCCATGTCTGCGTAGTCGTCCAGGTGATCGTGCGAGAGGTTGGTGAACCCGGCGACGTCGAACACGATGCCATCCACGCGCTGGCGGCTGAGGGCCTGAGCGCTCACCTCGACGGCTACGGCCTCGACGCCGCGCTCGCGCATGAGGGCCAGCAGTGCGTGCATCTCGTAGGCTTCGGGCGTTGTCAGACGGGAGACGATGACATCACCGGCGATGTGACGCTCCGCCGTGGAGGAGAGTCCGGAGGTGACGCCGAGTTGGGTCAGGATGCCTTCGAGCAGGTGCGACACGCTCGTCTTGCCGTTCGTGCCGGTCGTCCCGAACAGGATCGGGAGCGCGTCCCCCGGTCCGGTGGCGTAGATCCAGGCCGACAGCGCCCCGAGACACCCCCGCGGGTCGGGGACGACCAGGGTCGGCAGTCCGCTCGCAAGGGCGCGCTCACGCCCCGCCGCATCCGTGACAACCGCCACGGCGCCGCGGGCCGCTGCATCGCCGGCGAACTCCGCACCATGGCGCGTCCCGCCCTGGACGGCGACGAACAGGTCGCCGGGGCGAAGGTCGGCGGTAGCGAGGGTGAGGCCAGTCACGGGTGCCGAGGGGTCGGCTCCCACATCCGTGGCGTCTGCGTCGACGGGGTGGTGCTCGATCGGCGCTCCCAGGTGGGCCGCGAGGTCCGCGAATCGGTGCACGGGCGGATTCTCCGGCCGGAGCACGGGCGGCAGGTTCGCGGGATCTGTCGTCATGGCGCATCCATCTTCTCACCCGCGCGCTGGGCTGACTCCAAGGCAGAGCCGATAGCGTGGCGGCGTGGATCTGGTCGCCTTCATCGTCGGTGTCGTCGTGCTCGTGGTGGGCCTGGCGATCTCGATCGCGCTGCATGAGATCGGTCATCTCGTTCCTGCGAAGCGCTTTGGGGTGCGGGTCGGCCAGTACATGGTTGGTTTCGGACCCACGCTGTGGTCACGTCGCCGAGGTGAAACCGAGTACGGCGTGAAGGCGATTCCTCTGGGCGGCTATATCTCGATGGCGGGGATGTACCCGCCCTCGCCGGCGGCCCGCGGTGCGGCGGACGGTTCCGGGGCGCCGGGTCGAGCGGGCGGCGGCTTCTTCGCAACGATGGTCCAGGACGCCCGCGCGGCCAACGACGAGACGCTGGATAGTGCCGACGACAACCGCGTCTTCTACCGGCTGCCGGTCTACAAGCGCGTCATCATCATGCTCGGTGGTCCGCTCATGAACCTCGTGTTCGCGCTCGTGCTGATGACACTCGTGCTCAGCGGCATCGGTGTGCAGACTGTGACGAGCACCGTCGCGTCGGTAAGTGCCTGTGTTCCCGCGCAGGCTGCGCAGGAGTGCCAGGCAGGCGATCCGCCCTCACCGGCAGCGGCAGCAGGCATCCAACCCGGTGACGTCATCGTGTCGGTTGACGGTCAGGACGTCGCGGACTTCGCCGAGGCTGCAACGCTCATCCAGGCGGCACCGGGTCAGAGCGTGCCGATCGTGGTCGATCGCGACGGCCAGAGCGTGTCCCTCACGGTGACGCCCGACACCGTGACCCGTCAGATCGTGGATGAGAACGGCCAGACCGTCGACTCGGAGGTCGGGGTCATCGGCGTCACGGGGACGGTCGACTACGTGCGTCAACCGATCTGGTCGGCTCCGGTCGCGGTCGCTGAGAACGTCGGCGCCGTTGCCGGGCTCGTCGTGCAGCTTCCGGTGAAGGTCTACGAGACTGCCGCGACGCTCGTGACGGGTGAGCAGCGTGATCCCAACGGTCTGCGAAGCATCGTCGGCGCCGGCGCGATCGCCGGGGAGGTCGCCGCAACCGATGCGCCCGTCGTGAACCGGGTGGCCGTCATCCTGTCGCTCCTGGCAGCGCTGAATATCTCGCTGTTCGTGTTCAACCTCATCCCGCTGCTGCCGCTGGACGGCGGGCACATCGCCGTCGCGCTGTGGGGCGGCATCCGCAGCTGGTGGGCGCGGGTGCGTGGCAAAGCCCAACCCGCTCCGGTCGATGCGACCAAGCTCGCGCCGCTGACCTTTGTCGTGGTGATCGCCCTGGTCGTGATGGGCGGCATTCTGATCATCGCCGATCTCGTGAACCCGATCTCCCTCTTCGGTTGAGAGGTCCGAGCGAGATTACGCGGGGCCGAGGGCCCACGCGATGAGTTGGTGCAGCGTGGCCATTCCGTCGCGCGAGAGGATCGATTCCAGGTGCCCCTGCACGGAAGCGAACCCCGCACCACGCAGGGCATAGACATCGCCGGTCGCCGGGTCAGCCGCGATTTCCACACCCGCGATCGTCGTCCCGGGGGTGCTGCGCGCCGTGAAGGTGTTGTAGAAACCGATCGAGGCCGGCTGCCCGAAGACATCGACCGTCAGCTGCAAGCCCTGGTGGGGTTGCGCCAACGGAGCGAGCTCGATACCGAGTTCGCTGGCGAGGATCTGGTGGCTGAGGCACACCGCGAGCAGCGGGGCGGATGCTGCCCGCCGCCGCGCGATGATCTGCCGCAGGCGCGCCATCCGTGCCGAGGCGACATCGAGCGGATCGCCGGGGCCGGGGCCCGAGACGAGCAGCTCTGCCGCGTCGACCTCGTCGTCGGTGACGGCGTCCCAGGGGACGATGGAGACATCCAGGCCCAGATGGCTCAACTGGTGCGCGAGCATCGTGGTGAAGCGATCCTCGGCGTCAACGACCAGCGCGCGACGCCCCGCGAACGGGCCGGAACCGGTTGGAGCCTGAGGATTCAACCAGAACGGCGCGAGCCGCGCGTTGCGCGATTCCAGCAGCGCGGCGATCGTCGGATCGTCAGCCAGGCGCCGCGGCTCCGGCGTCGGCGCGTCCTCGTCGAGGGAGAGTGCCTCCGGTCGGGCCCCGCGCGGGATCGCTCCGATAGCGCCCAGCACCCCCGCGGCCTTGCCGTGCGTTTCGCTGACCTCGCCGTACGGGTCCGAGTGGCGCACGAGGGTCGCGCCGACGGGCACCCGAAGCCGGCCGTTCTCGATGTACGCCGTGCGGATGAGGATCGGGGCGTCGAGATCGTGGGTGACGGCATCTGATGCGGCGCCGGGCACGATATCTGTGCGGGGCGTGAACAGGGCAGCGACTCCGGAGTAGTACCCGCGCGGCGTCGTCTCGTGACGGGTGATCACCGTACAGGCGTTCTGCATGGGGGAGCCGGTGACCGTCGGTGCGAACATCGTTTCGCGCAGGATGTCGCGGGGGTCGAGTCTGCTCGAGCCCCGCAGCATGTACTCGGTGTGCGTGAGTCGGGACATC
Protein-coding sequences here:
- a CDS encoding Mur ligase family protein; its protein translation is MTTDPANLPPVLRPENPPVHRFADLAAHLGAPIEHHPVDADATDVGADPSAPVTGLTLATADLRPGDLFVAVQGGTRHGAEFAGDAAARGAVAVVTDAAGRERALASGLPTLVVPDPRGCLGALSAWIYATGPGDALPILFGTTGTNGKTSVSHLLEGILTQLGVTSGLSSTAERHIAGDVIVSRLTTPEAYEMHALLALMRERGVEAVAVEVSAQALSRQRVDGIVFDVAGFTNLSHDHLDDYADMAEYFQAKVPLFRPDRSRRAVICLDSASGADVVDACEVPYVTIGTPAIAADPDAAAAADWTVEIVDEQPDGTRFRLSGPAGRTLTTTVPVIGRHMAANAAQAIVMITEAGYDWGRISEALDQGVIRAYLPGRTELLSGASGPAIYVDFGHSPDAFEKTLAAVRRVTPGRVLMLFGADGDRDKSKRHDMGRTAVEGSDILVITDHHPRFENPDSIRATLLEGARRARPDAEIHEYSPPERAIVEAVALVGDGDAILWAGPGHQDYRDIRGERTPYSARELSRRALRDAGWPVPEPRWPVPYPD
- a CDS encoding M50 family metallopeptidase is translated as MDLVAFIVGVVVLVVGLAISIALHEIGHLVPAKRFGVRVGQYMVGFGPTLWSRRRGETEYGVKAIPLGGYISMAGMYPPSPAARGAADGSGAPGRAGGGFFATMVQDARAANDETLDSADDNRVFYRLPVYKRVIIMLGGPLMNLVFALVLMTLVLSGIGVQTVTSTVASVSACVPAQAAQECQAGDPPSPAAAAGIQPGDVIVSVDGQDVADFAEAATLIQAAPGQSVPIVVDRDGQSVSLTVTPDTVTRQIVDENGQTVDSEVGVIGVTGTVDYVRQPIWSAPVAVAENVGAVAGLVVQLPVKVYETAATLVTGEQRDPNGLRSIVGAGAIAGEVAATDAPVVNRVAVILSLLAALNISLFVFNLIPLLPLDGGHIAVALWGGIRSWWARVRGKAQPAPVDATKLAPLTFVVVIALVVMGGILIIADLVNPISLFG
- a CDS encoding anthranilate synthase family protein, producing the protein MTGTLLPPLAGLATSDLPFAILARDADTVEVLTGEIVDVELLRDIPLLATDGTPREVLALVPFRQVRERGFACLDDNAPLRCLVITERATYPRDEALAVLPHDDIPLRDAGFDIDDEAYADIVRRVIADEIGRGEGANFVIRRDFTADVDADPRVAALAWFRALLEHERGAYWTFAVVTADHIAVGASPEAHVSAEAGIVTMNPISGTFRHPDEGATVDNLSEFLRSTKETEELFMVVDEELKMMSAVCTDGGRITGPHLKEMSRLTHTEYMLRGSSRLDPRDILRETMFAPTVTGSPMQNACTVITRHETTPRGYYSGVAALFTPRTDIVPGAASDAVTHDLDAPILIRTAYIENGRLRVPVGATLVRHSDPYGEVSETHGKAAGVLGAIGAIPRGARPEALSLDEDAPTPEPRRLADDPTIAALLESRNARLAPFWLNPQAPTGSGPFAGRRALVVDAEDRFTTMLAHQLSHLGLDVSIVPWDAVTDDEVDAAELLVSGPGPGDPLDVASARMARLRQIIARRRAASAPLLAVCLSHQILASELGIELAPLAQPHQGLQLTVDVFGQPASIGFYNTFTARSTPGTTIAGVEIAADPATGDVYALRGAGFASVQGHLESILSRDGMATLHQLIAWALGPA